The following are encoded in a window of Ictalurus punctatus breed USDA103 chromosome 13, Coco_2.0, whole genome shotgun sequence genomic DNA:
- the eif2ak1 gene encoding eukaryotic translation initiation factor 2-alpha kinase 1 isoform X1, producing MCAASIAAEVEGVGGQPVSAQTICRTLHQIGLHGCRPRRKPLLKMMRKKACKQFAEDKQTKDMDYWNHVLWSDEIKINLFGSDGAKRVWRQPASDSDNTCEVLMAGRQYPSIQEFASAIPNHLLLGSLLEHLCFVYERDPAQSRMLFKLIGQRLAAMNLLSPLAISDEFSTVRLQHSRAFAELLSAASSSLFPQDQKYLNSDGQNPVLRTKDGLFQTSRYLSEFEEISPLGRGSYGKVFKVKNKLDGQNYAVKKILIKNVTRNDCMKVLREVKVLSSLQHLNIVGYHTAWMEHVQPAVKNCTPTFLPAISALETPSQTERLVEDSKSSTSGSFIVFENAEHSKDRKGQSTNVLKNSSNNILRSTMVKEQRSQVLSTKNMNNAQNFVPCVFLGEPRSFGETCPALRWESSTLSDESYVDMSSQKWAEKHPKEVQFHLMLYIQMQLCERSLKDWIQERNSTPKLELTMSTGSFQSFDSRQASDILKKILEGVEYIHSCGIMHRDLKPRNIFLHGHECHVKIGDFGLACTDIVMNENEQPPSSSHISGNAEFSHTRGVGTFVYASPEQLQGSSYDLKSDMYSVGVIAVELFHPFGTEMERVQTLGDLRNGKVPEDLYKTWPVLTEQIKLLTSLDPSLRPSASQLLQNDFFNNKDTVIYTLQQRISEQEEEIIQLRRQISELQTSQNGPENASL from the exons atgtgtgctgccagcattgctgcagaggttgaaggggtggggggtcagcctgtcagtgctcagaccatatgccgcacactgcatcaaattggtctgcatggctgtcgtcccaggaggaagcctcttctaaagatgatgcgcAAGAAAGcttgcaaacagtttgctgaagacaagcagactaaggacatggattactggaaccatgtcctgtggtctgatgagatcaagataaacttatttggttcagatggtgccAAGCGTGTGTGgaggcaaccag CTTCAGACTCGGATAATACCTGTGAGGTGTTGATGGCAGGAAGACAGTATCCGTCCATTCAGGAGTTTGCCTCTGCCATCCCTAACCACCTGCTCCTGGGGTCTCTGCTCGAGCACTTGTGCTTTGTGTATGAGAGAGACCCTGCACAATCCCGCATGTTGTTTAAGT TGATTGGTCAGCGATTAGCTGCAATGAACCTCCTCTCTCCCCTGGCCATCAGTGATGAGTTCAGCACAGTGAGACTGCAGCACAGTCGGGCCTTTGCTGAGCTCCTGAGTGCAGCCAGCTCATCACTGTTTCCTCAG GATCAAAAATACCTAAATTCTGATGGCCAAAACCCTGTGCTAAG AACAAAAGATGGTCTTTTCCAAACCTCTCGCTACCTCAGTGAATTTGAGGAAATCTCACCACTAGGCAGAGGATCATACGGAAAAGTCTTTAAG GTGAAAAACAAGTTGGATGGACAGAATTACGCTGTAAAAAAGATCCTGATCAAGAATGTGACGAGGAACGACTGTATGAAG GTCTTACGGGAGGTTAAAGTTCTGTCCAGTCTTCAGCATCTGAACATTGTTGGATATCACACTGCATGGATGGAGCATGTGCAGCCTGCTGTGAAGA ATTGTACACCTACTTTTTTGCCTGCCATATCAGCTTTAGAAACACCATCACAAACAGAAAG ACTTGTTGAGGATAGCAAAAGTAGCACCAGTGGATCATTCATTGTTTTTGAAAACGCTGAACATTCAAAGGACAGAAAAGGACAATCTACAAACGTGCTAAAGAATAGCTCAAATAATATTCTAAGATCTACAATGGTAAAAGAGCAGAGGAGTCAGGTTCTGTCCACAAAAAATATGAACAACGCACAGAACTTTGTCCCATGTGTGTTCCTGGGAGAGCCGCGCTCTTTTGGCGAGACCTGCCCCGCACTTCGGTGGGAAAGTTCAACACTGTCAGATGAGTCATATGTTGATATGAGCAGTCAGAAGTGGGCTGAAAAACATCCAAAGGAG GTTCAGTTCCACTTAATGCTTTACATCCAAATGCAGCTCTGTGAGCGTTCATTGAAAGACTGGATTCAGGAAAGGAACTCTACACCGAAGCTAGAACTCACAATGTCAACAG GTTCCTTTCAATCATTTGACTCTCGACAAGCATCTGATATCTTAAAGAAAATACTTGAAGGGGTGGAGTATATTCACTCCTGTGGAATTATGCACAGAGACCTTAAG CCTAGGAATATTTTTCTGCATGGGCATGAGTGCCATGTAAAaataggtgactttggattggcTTGTACGGATattgtgatgaatgaaaacGAACAGCCACCATCCAGTTCTCATATCAGTGGAAACGCAG AGTTCTCTCACACTAGGGGAGTGGGCACATTTGTTTATGCTTCTCCAGAACAACTGCAAGGCTCTTCTTATGACTTAAAG TCAGATATGTATAGTGTAGGTGTGATCGCCGTCGAGTTGTTCCACCCATTTGGGACAGAGATGGAACGTGTGCAAACACTCGGAGACCTGAGAAATGGGAAGGTTCCAGAGGACCTGTATAAGACCTGGCCAGTCCTGACCGAGCAAATTAAGCTGCTGACCAGCCTGGACCCCTCACTGCGACCAAGTGCATCCCAACTACTGCAAAATGACTTCTTTAACAACAAAGACACG GTAATCTACACTTTACAACAGAGGATTTCTGAGCAAGAAGAGGAAATCATTCAACTAAGAAGACAGATCAGTGAGCTACAAACCTCACAAAATGGACCAGAGAATGCATCACTATAA
- the eif2ak1 gene encoding eukaryotic translation initiation factor 2-alpha kinase 1 isoform X2 — protein sequence MAEGSSIRAGLVSDSHSVLLHTQLRTSGSHGVGLFELSHSDEDVQFDTSDSDNTCEVLMAGRQYPSIQEFASAIPNHLLLGSLLEHLCFVYERDPAQSRMLFKLIGQRLAAMNLLSPLAISDEFSTVRLQHSRAFAELLSAASSSLFPQDQKYLNSDGQNPVLRTKDGLFQTSRYLSEFEEISPLGRGSYGKVFKVKNKLDGQNYAVKKILIKNVTRNDCMKVLREVKVLSSLQHLNIVGYHTAWMEHVQPAVKNCTPTFLPAISALETPSQTERLVEDSKSSTSGSFIVFENAEHSKDRKGQSTNVLKNSSNNILRSTMVKEQRSQVLSTKNMNNAQNFVPCVFLGEPRSFGETCPALRWESSTLSDESYVDMSSQKWAEKHPKEVQFHLMLYIQMQLCERSLKDWIQERNSTPKLELTMSTGSFQSFDSRQASDILKKILEGVEYIHSCGIMHRDLKPRNIFLHGHECHVKIGDFGLACTDIVMNENEQPPSSSHISGNAEFSHTRGVGTFVYASPEQLQGSSYDLKSDMYSVGVIAVELFHPFGTEMERVQTLGDLRNGKVPEDLYKTWPVLTEQIKLLTSLDPSLRPSASQLLQNDFFNNKDTVIYTLQQRISEQEEEIIQLRRQISELQTSQNGPENASL from the exons ATGGCAGAAGGTTCTAGCATTAGAGCTGGTTTGGTGAGTGACAGTCACAGTGTGCTGCTGCACACACAGCTGAGGACCTCGGGCTCACATGGAGTCGGATTGTTCGAGCTTTCTCATAGCGACGAGGACGTCCAGTTTGACA CTTCAGACTCGGATAATACCTGTGAGGTGTTGATGGCAGGAAGACAGTATCCGTCCATTCAGGAGTTTGCCTCTGCCATCCCTAACCACCTGCTCCTGGGGTCTCTGCTCGAGCACTTGTGCTTTGTGTATGAGAGAGACCCTGCACAATCCCGCATGTTGTTTAAGT TGATTGGTCAGCGATTAGCTGCAATGAACCTCCTCTCTCCCCTGGCCATCAGTGATGAGTTCAGCACAGTGAGACTGCAGCACAGTCGGGCCTTTGCTGAGCTCCTGAGTGCAGCCAGCTCATCACTGTTTCCTCAG GATCAAAAATACCTAAATTCTGATGGCCAAAACCCTGTGCTAAG AACAAAAGATGGTCTTTTCCAAACCTCTCGCTACCTCAGTGAATTTGAGGAAATCTCACCACTAGGCAGAGGATCATACGGAAAAGTCTTTAAG GTGAAAAACAAGTTGGATGGACAGAATTACGCTGTAAAAAAGATCCTGATCAAGAATGTGACGAGGAACGACTGTATGAAG GTCTTACGGGAGGTTAAAGTTCTGTCCAGTCTTCAGCATCTGAACATTGTTGGATATCACACTGCATGGATGGAGCATGTGCAGCCTGCTGTGAAGA ATTGTACACCTACTTTTTTGCCTGCCATATCAGCTTTAGAAACACCATCACAAACAGAAAG ACTTGTTGAGGATAGCAAAAGTAGCACCAGTGGATCATTCATTGTTTTTGAAAACGCTGAACATTCAAAGGACAGAAAAGGACAATCTACAAACGTGCTAAAGAATAGCTCAAATAATATTCTAAGATCTACAATGGTAAAAGAGCAGAGGAGTCAGGTTCTGTCCACAAAAAATATGAACAACGCACAGAACTTTGTCCCATGTGTGTTCCTGGGAGAGCCGCGCTCTTTTGGCGAGACCTGCCCCGCACTTCGGTGGGAAAGTTCAACACTGTCAGATGAGTCATATGTTGATATGAGCAGTCAGAAGTGGGCTGAAAAACATCCAAAGGAG GTTCAGTTCCACTTAATGCTTTACATCCAAATGCAGCTCTGTGAGCGTTCATTGAAAGACTGGATTCAGGAAAGGAACTCTACACCGAAGCTAGAACTCACAATGTCAACAG GTTCCTTTCAATCATTTGACTCTCGACAAGCATCTGATATCTTAAAGAAAATACTTGAAGGGGTGGAGTATATTCACTCCTGTGGAATTATGCACAGAGACCTTAAG CCTAGGAATATTTTTCTGCATGGGCATGAGTGCCATGTAAAaataggtgactttggattggcTTGTACGGATattgtgatgaatgaaaacGAACAGCCACCATCCAGTTCTCATATCAGTGGAAACGCAG AGTTCTCTCACACTAGGGGAGTGGGCACATTTGTTTATGCTTCTCCAGAACAACTGCAAGGCTCTTCTTATGACTTAAAG TCAGATATGTATAGTGTAGGTGTGATCGCCGTCGAGTTGTTCCACCCATTTGGGACAGAGATGGAACGTGTGCAAACACTCGGAGACCTGAGAAATGGGAAGGTTCCAGAGGACCTGTATAAGACCTGGCCAGTCCTGACCGAGCAAATTAAGCTGCTGACCAGCCTGGACCCCTCACTGCGACCAAGTGCATCCCAACTACTGCAAAATGACTTCTTTAACAACAAAGACACG GTAATCTACACTTTACAACAGAGGATTTCTGAGCAAGAAGAGGAAATCATTCAACTAAGAAGACAGATCAGTGAGCTACAAACCTCACAAAATGGACCAGAGAATGCATCACTATAA
- the eif2ak1 gene encoding eukaryotic translation initiation factor 2-alpha kinase 1 isoform X4, which produces MAGRQYPSIQEFASAIPNHLLLGSLLEHLCFVYERDPAQSRMLFKLIGQRLAAMNLLSPLAISDEFSTVRLQHSRAFAELLSAASSSLFPQDQKYLNSDGQNPVLRTKDGLFQTSRYLSEFEEISPLGRGSYGKVFKVKNKLDGQNYAVKKILIKNVTRNDCMKVLREVKVLSSLQHLNIVGYHTAWMEHVQPAVKNCTPTFLPAISALETPSQTERLVEDSKSSTSGSFIVFENAEHSKDRKGQSTNVLKNSSNNILRSTMVKEQRSQVLSTKNMNNAQNFVPCVFLGEPRSFGETCPALRWESSTLSDESYVDMSSQKWAEKHPKEVQFHLMLYIQMQLCERSLKDWIQERNSTPKLELTMSTGSFQSFDSRQASDILKKILEGVEYIHSCGIMHRDLKPRNIFLHGHECHVKIGDFGLACTDIVMNENEQPPSSSHISGNAEFSHTRGVGTFVYASPEQLQGSSYDLKSDMYSVGVIAVELFHPFGTEMERVQTLGDLRNGKVPEDLYKTWPVLTEQIKLLTSLDPSLRPSASQLLQNDFFNNKDTVIYTLQQRISEQEEEIIQLRRQISELQTSQNGPENASL; this is translated from the exons ATGGCAGGAAGACAGTATCCGTCCATTCAGGAGTTTGCCTCTGCCATCCCTAACCACCTGCTCCTGGGGTCTCTGCTCGAGCACTTGTGCTTTGTGTATGAGAGAGACCCTGCACAATCCCGCATGTTGTTTAAGT TGATTGGTCAGCGATTAGCTGCAATGAACCTCCTCTCTCCCCTGGCCATCAGTGATGAGTTCAGCACAGTGAGACTGCAGCACAGTCGGGCCTTTGCTGAGCTCCTGAGTGCAGCCAGCTCATCACTGTTTCCTCAG GATCAAAAATACCTAAATTCTGATGGCCAAAACCCTGTGCTAAG AACAAAAGATGGTCTTTTCCAAACCTCTCGCTACCTCAGTGAATTTGAGGAAATCTCACCACTAGGCAGAGGATCATACGGAAAAGTCTTTAAG GTGAAAAACAAGTTGGATGGACAGAATTACGCTGTAAAAAAGATCCTGATCAAGAATGTGACGAGGAACGACTGTATGAAG GTCTTACGGGAGGTTAAAGTTCTGTCCAGTCTTCAGCATCTGAACATTGTTGGATATCACACTGCATGGATGGAGCATGTGCAGCCTGCTGTGAAGA ATTGTACACCTACTTTTTTGCCTGCCATATCAGCTTTAGAAACACCATCACAAACAGAAAG ACTTGTTGAGGATAGCAAAAGTAGCACCAGTGGATCATTCATTGTTTTTGAAAACGCTGAACATTCAAAGGACAGAAAAGGACAATCTACAAACGTGCTAAAGAATAGCTCAAATAATATTCTAAGATCTACAATGGTAAAAGAGCAGAGGAGTCAGGTTCTGTCCACAAAAAATATGAACAACGCACAGAACTTTGTCCCATGTGTGTTCCTGGGAGAGCCGCGCTCTTTTGGCGAGACCTGCCCCGCACTTCGGTGGGAAAGTTCAACACTGTCAGATGAGTCATATGTTGATATGAGCAGTCAGAAGTGGGCTGAAAAACATCCAAAGGAG GTTCAGTTCCACTTAATGCTTTACATCCAAATGCAGCTCTGTGAGCGTTCATTGAAAGACTGGATTCAGGAAAGGAACTCTACACCGAAGCTAGAACTCACAATGTCAACAG GTTCCTTTCAATCATTTGACTCTCGACAAGCATCTGATATCTTAAAGAAAATACTTGAAGGGGTGGAGTATATTCACTCCTGTGGAATTATGCACAGAGACCTTAAG CCTAGGAATATTTTTCTGCATGGGCATGAGTGCCATGTAAAaataggtgactttggattggcTTGTACGGATattgtgatgaatgaaaacGAACAGCCACCATCCAGTTCTCATATCAGTGGAAACGCAG AGTTCTCTCACACTAGGGGAGTGGGCACATTTGTTTATGCTTCTCCAGAACAACTGCAAGGCTCTTCTTATGACTTAAAG TCAGATATGTATAGTGTAGGTGTGATCGCCGTCGAGTTGTTCCACCCATTTGGGACAGAGATGGAACGTGTGCAAACACTCGGAGACCTGAGAAATGGGAAGGTTCCAGAGGACCTGTATAAGACCTGGCCAGTCCTGACCGAGCAAATTAAGCTGCTGACCAGCCTGGACCCCTCACTGCGACCAAGTGCATCCCAACTACTGCAAAATGACTTCTTTAACAACAAAGACACG GTAATCTACACTTTACAACAGAGGATTTCTGAGCAAGAAGAGGAAATCATTCAACTAAGAAGACAGATCAGTGAGCTACAAACCTCACAAAATGGACCAGAGAATGCATCACTATAA
- the eif2ak1 gene encoding eukaryotic translation initiation factor 2-alpha kinase 1 isoform X3 translates to MNVAEAKMDSEQRDIAGLIAKFIAAASDSDNTCEVLMAGRQYPSIQEFASAIPNHLLLGSLLEHLCFVYERDPAQSRMLFKLIGQRLAAMNLLSPLAISDEFSTVRLQHSRAFAELLSAASSSLFPQDQKYLNSDGQNPVLRTKDGLFQTSRYLSEFEEISPLGRGSYGKVFKVKNKLDGQNYAVKKILIKNVTRNDCMKVLREVKVLSSLQHLNIVGYHTAWMEHVQPAVKNCTPTFLPAISALETPSQTERLVEDSKSSTSGSFIVFENAEHSKDRKGQSTNVLKNSSNNILRSTMVKEQRSQVLSTKNMNNAQNFVPCVFLGEPRSFGETCPALRWESSTLSDESYVDMSSQKWAEKHPKEVQFHLMLYIQMQLCERSLKDWIQERNSTPKLELTMSTGSFQSFDSRQASDILKKILEGVEYIHSCGIMHRDLKPRNIFLHGHECHVKIGDFGLACTDIVMNENEQPPSSSHISGNAEFSHTRGVGTFVYASPEQLQGSSYDLKSDMYSVGVIAVELFHPFGTEMERVQTLGDLRNGKVPEDLYKTWPVLTEQIKLLTSLDPSLRPSASQLLQNDFFNNKDTVIYTLQQRISEQEEEIIQLRRQISELQTSQNGPENASL, encoded by the exons ATGAATGTAGCAGAAGCCAAAATGGATTCAGAACAAAGAGACATTGCTGGTTTGATAGCTAAGTTTATCGCTGCAG CTTCAGACTCGGATAATACCTGTGAGGTGTTGATGGCAGGAAGACAGTATCCGTCCATTCAGGAGTTTGCCTCTGCCATCCCTAACCACCTGCTCCTGGGGTCTCTGCTCGAGCACTTGTGCTTTGTGTATGAGAGAGACCCTGCACAATCCCGCATGTTGTTTAAGT TGATTGGTCAGCGATTAGCTGCAATGAACCTCCTCTCTCCCCTGGCCATCAGTGATGAGTTCAGCACAGTGAGACTGCAGCACAGTCGGGCCTTTGCTGAGCTCCTGAGTGCAGCCAGCTCATCACTGTTTCCTCAG GATCAAAAATACCTAAATTCTGATGGCCAAAACCCTGTGCTAAG AACAAAAGATGGTCTTTTCCAAACCTCTCGCTACCTCAGTGAATTTGAGGAAATCTCACCACTAGGCAGAGGATCATACGGAAAAGTCTTTAAG GTGAAAAACAAGTTGGATGGACAGAATTACGCTGTAAAAAAGATCCTGATCAAGAATGTGACGAGGAACGACTGTATGAAG GTCTTACGGGAGGTTAAAGTTCTGTCCAGTCTTCAGCATCTGAACATTGTTGGATATCACACTGCATGGATGGAGCATGTGCAGCCTGCTGTGAAGA ATTGTACACCTACTTTTTTGCCTGCCATATCAGCTTTAGAAACACCATCACAAACAGAAAG ACTTGTTGAGGATAGCAAAAGTAGCACCAGTGGATCATTCATTGTTTTTGAAAACGCTGAACATTCAAAGGACAGAAAAGGACAATCTACAAACGTGCTAAAGAATAGCTCAAATAATATTCTAAGATCTACAATGGTAAAAGAGCAGAGGAGTCAGGTTCTGTCCACAAAAAATATGAACAACGCACAGAACTTTGTCCCATGTGTGTTCCTGGGAGAGCCGCGCTCTTTTGGCGAGACCTGCCCCGCACTTCGGTGGGAAAGTTCAACACTGTCAGATGAGTCATATGTTGATATGAGCAGTCAGAAGTGGGCTGAAAAACATCCAAAGGAG GTTCAGTTCCACTTAATGCTTTACATCCAAATGCAGCTCTGTGAGCGTTCATTGAAAGACTGGATTCAGGAAAGGAACTCTACACCGAAGCTAGAACTCACAATGTCAACAG GTTCCTTTCAATCATTTGACTCTCGACAAGCATCTGATATCTTAAAGAAAATACTTGAAGGGGTGGAGTATATTCACTCCTGTGGAATTATGCACAGAGACCTTAAG CCTAGGAATATTTTTCTGCATGGGCATGAGTGCCATGTAAAaataggtgactttggattggcTTGTACGGATattgtgatgaatgaaaacGAACAGCCACCATCCAGTTCTCATATCAGTGGAAACGCAG AGTTCTCTCACACTAGGGGAGTGGGCACATTTGTTTATGCTTCTCCAGAACAACTGCAAGGCTCTTCTTATGACTTAAAG TCAGATATGTATAGTGTAGGTGTGATCGCCGTCGAGTTGTTCCACCCATTTGGGACAGAGATGGAACGTGTGCAAACACTCGGAGACCTGAGAAATGGGAAGGTTCCAGAGGACCTGTATAAGACCTGGCCAGTCCTGACCGAGCAAATTAAGCTGCTGACCAGCCTGGACCCCTCACTGCGACCAAGTGCATCCCAACTACTGCAAAATGACTTCTTTAACAACAAAGACACG GTAATCTACACTTTACAACAGAGGATTTCTGAGCAAGAAGAGGAAATCATTCAACTAAGAAGACAGATCAGTGAGCTACAAACCTCACAAAATGGACCAGAGAATGCATCACTATAA
- the pms2 gene encoding mismatch repair endonuclease PMS2 yields MTESCSEPARAIRAIDKHSVHQICSGQVVLTLATAVKELVENSIDAGATQVDIKLKENGTELVEVSDNGRGVQEENFEGLTLKHHTSKLRDFSDLIHVETFGFRGEALSSLCALSDLSVVTCHESSHVGTRLVFDHNGRLVQRAPHPRQQGTTVSLQQLFSTLPVRHKEFQRNIKKEFSKMVHVLQSYCIISTGVRITCINQLGQGKRNTVVCTSGSHSLRDNIGALFGPKQLQSLLPFQQISPNELVKEDYGLTGEELPKDLFTISGYVSQADHGVGRSATDRQFFFINKRPCDPSKVSKLVNEVYHMFNRHQYPFVALNISVASECVDVNVTPDKRQVFLQEEKVLLAILKSSLIAMYETGVNKISPNLTPLITGISSRNSDSAVSSEGPRKASLSGLTSEVDSETLTQTPKTSFNLAGLKAAFSKQKFTEIGTKTSNNKAVHDVPAPKKMQSFFHCSGKTNYSRSPDTASEKAASSLKAFKSDLTKHEHKLDMEADSGMSEQGSITETPETVCGSSSEFDSPDLVLEEPGIKTEPYSESVDEVHDVLETSEQETVSVIDPERISSPKAKKYRWDHRLSEQPQLPSSSASGTSCGLFDKPVRVQKKTVPLQFSMTELIKRMEKLKTQQRSQNDQEPKYRLFRAKINPGENQSAEDELKKEISKDMFKEMEVIGQFNLGFIVTKLKSDLFIIDQHATDEKYNFEMLQQHTVLNGQRLIIPQNLHLPATSETILIENLEIFKKNGFDFLIDENAPVMERVKLISVPTSKNWTFGPGDIEELIFMLSDSPGVMCRPSRVRQMFASRACRKSVMIGTALNTSEMKKLVVHMGEIEQPWNCPHGRPTMRHLLNLDVISQD; encoded by the exons ATGACAGAGTCttg CTCTGAGCCAGCCAGAGCCATCAGGGCCATTGATAAACACTCAGTGCATCAGATCTGCTCTGGACAGGTGGTGTTGACTTTGGCAACAGCTGTGAAAGAGCTGGTAGAGAACAGCATCGACGCGGGCGCTACACAAGTTG ACATCAAGCTCAAAGAGAACGGGACAGAGCTGGTGGAAGTCTCTGATAACGGACGAGGTGTGCAGGAGGAGAACTTTGAAGGCCTAA CTTTAAAGCACCACACATCGAAACTGAGAGATTTCTCCGACTTAATTCATGTTGAGACATTTGGCTTCCGTGGTGAAGCCCTGAGCTCGCTGTGTGCTCTCAG TGACCTCAGCGTGGTGACCTGTCATGAAAGTAGCCATGTGGGCACTCGGCTCGTCTTTGACCACAATGGCCGTCTTGTCCAGCGAGCCCCCCATCCCCGACAGCAGGGGACCACCGTCAGCCTTCAGCAGCTCTTCTCCACCCTACCAGTTCGTCACAAAGAGTTTCAGCGCAACATCAAAAAG GAATTTTCTAAGATGGTCCATGTCCTGCAGTCATACTGCATCATCTCTACTGGTGTGCGCATCACATGCATTAATCAGCTTGGCCAAGGCAAGCGTAACACAGTAGTGTGCACCAGCGGGAGCCACAGCTTGAGGGACAACATTGGAGCGCTGTTTGGGCCgaaacag CTCCAGAGTCTACTTCCTTTTCAGCAAATATCTCCCAATGAGCTTGTTAAAGAGGATTATGGCTTAACTGGCGAAGAACTTCCTAAAGACCTTTTCAC GATCTCTGGTTACGTATCACAAGCTGATCACGGTGTGGGACGAAGTGCAACTGACCGgcagtttttctttattaacaaAAGGCCCTGTGATCCATCCAAG GTTTCCAAGCTTGTAAATGAAGTCTACCACATGTTCAACCGTCATCAGTACCCATTTGTTGCTCTAAACATTTCTGTTGCTTCAG AATGCGTCGACGTCAATGTCACACCTGATAAGCGTCAGGTATTTCTGCAGGAGGAGAAGGTATTGCTTGCCATCCTGAAGAGCTCTCTCATCGCCATGTAtgagactggagtcaataaaaTCAGTCCCAATCTCACACCACTAATCACAGGCA TTTCTTCCAGAAATAGTGATTCTGCTGTTAGTTCAGAAGGTCCTCGAAAAGCTTCGCTGTCCGGATTGACTTCAGAAGTTGATTCAGAGACTTTGACACAGACCCCAAAGACATCTTTTAACTTAGCTGGACTAAAGGCAGCATTTTCAAAACAGAAGTTTACTGAAATTGGGACGAAGACCTCTAACAATAAAGCTGTGCATGATGTTCCAGCTCCAAAAAAGATGCAGTCTTTTTTCCATTGCTCAGGAAAGACTAACTACAGCAGATCACCAGATACTGCTTCAGAAAAAGCAGCTTCATCACTGAAAGCTTTTAAATCAGACTTAACCAAGCATGAGCACAAGTTGGACATGGAGGCAGATTCAGGTATGTCTGAGCAAGGCTCCATCACAGAAACCCCAGAGACTGTGTGTGGAAGCAGTTCTGAGTTTGACTCTCCAGACTTGGTTTTAGAGGAACCTGGCATTAAAACCGAGCCTTACAGTGAGTCTGTAGACGAGGTGCATGATGTTTTAGAAACGTCAGAGCAAGAGACGGTGTCTGTTATTGACCCTGAAAGAATTTCTAGTCCCAAGGCAAAAAAATATAGGTGGGATCATAGGTTATCAGAACAGCCCCAACTGCCATCCTCAAGTGCGAGCGGTACTTCCTGTGGACTGTTCGACAAACCAGTCAGAGTGCAGAAGAAAACCGTGCCTTTGCAGTTTTCAATGACTGAGCTGATTAAAAGGATGGAGAAACTAAAGACCCAGCAAAGAAGCCAGAATGATCAGGAGCCAAAATATAGACTCTTCAGGGCAAAGATTAACCCTGGTGAAAACCAGAGTGCAGAGGATGAGCTGAAGAAAGAGATAAG caaggACATGTTTAAGGAGATGGAGGTCATTGGTCAGTTCAACCTGGGTTTTATCGTTACCAAGTTAAAGTCAGATCTTTTTATTATCGACCAGCACGCCACGGACGAAAAATACAACTTTGAGATGCTACAACAGCATACTGTCCTAAATGGACAGAGACTTATAAT TCCACAGAACCTCCACCTTCCTGCTACAAGTGAAACGATACTGATTGAAAATCTCGAAATCTTCAAGAAAAATGGTTTTGACTTCCTCATTGATGAGAATG CACCAGTCATGGAGAGAGTGAAGCTGATATCTGTACCTACAAGTAAGAACTGGACTTTTGGCCCAGGTGACATTGAGGAGCTCATCTTCATGCTTAGTGACAGTCCTGGAGTCATGTGCAGGCCTTCTCGAGTCAGGCAGATGTTTGCATCGAGAGCTTGCCGCAAATCA GTAATGATTGGGACTGCGCTGAATACCAGTGAGATGAAGAAGCTCGTGGTCCACATGGGGGAAATCGAGCAGCCTTGGAACTGTCCTCACGGCAGGCCGACCATGAGGCACCTGCTCAACCTTGATGTCATTTCTCAGGACTGA